In Leptodactylus fuscus isolate aLepFus1 chromosome 2, aLepFus1.hap2, whole genome shotgun sequence, one genomic interval encodes:
- the BSDC1 gene encoding BSD domain-containing protein 1 isoform X2, translating to MAEGEDGGWWRSWLHQSYSSVREKSTEALEFMKRDLAEFTRVVQHDTACTIAATATVVKEKLAVESSSGTTEKVKKSLSDFLGVISDTFAPSPDKTIDCDVITLMATPSGTTEPYDSTKARLYSLQSDPATYCNEPDGLLAQFEEWLTTWDSDERKAEISELLVSSPSIRALYTKMVPAAVSHSEFWQRYFYKVYQLEQEEARRDALKQRAEQSVHFEDPRWEEEEEFVGSPLAASCEENLRILPPAIPTLNVETSSEEPEQHGKDTVCVTSPSESSESISPITQIDNPAYHGPTALVEHSASASAVTEELHEDKPNKQTSLNSEEQASKGNTQNAVCKDEQPSDLRVFELNSDSGKSTPSNNGQKGSSTDVSEDWEKDFDMTEEEVQLALSRVEVTGELEDEDWENWE from the exons ATGGCGGAAGG GGAGGATGGGGGATGGTGGAGAAGCTGGTTACACCAGAGTTACAGTAGTGTGCGGGAGAAG TCTACAGAGGCTTTGGAGTTTATGAAAAGAGACCTAGCGGAGTTTACACGAGTTGTGCAGCATGATACAGCATGCACCATTGCAGCTACTGCTACTGTTGTCAAGGAGAAGCTGGCG GTGGAAAGTTCCTCAGGGACTACAGAAAAGGTGAAGAAAAGTCTATCAGATTTTCTGGGAGTGATCTCCGACACTTTTGCACCATCTCCTGACAAGACAATTGATTGTGATGTTATCACGTTGATGGCAACACCTTCTGGGACTACCGAACCTTATGACAGCACCAAG gCACGCTTGTACAGTTTGCAGTCTGATCCAGCGACTTATTGCAATGAACCTGATG GTCTTCTGGCTCAATTTGAAGAATGGCTAACTACCTGGGACTCTGACGAGAGAAAAGCAGAAATCTCAGAACTACTGGTCTCCAGCCCTTCCATCCGAGCACTCTACACAAAAATG GTACCCGCAGCTGTTTCACATTCAGAATTCTGGCAAAGATATTTCTACAAAGTGTACCAGTTGGAACAG GAAGAAGCTCGGAGAGATGCTCTTAAgcagagagcagagcagagtgtacATTTTGAAGATCCAAgatgggaggaggaagagg AATTTGTCGGCTCACCTCTTGCTGCCAGCTGTGAAGAGAATTTGAGGATATTACCTCCTGCAATTCCAACTCTAAATGTGGAAACCAGTTCTGAGGAGCCAGAGCAACATGGCAAGGACACGGTTTGTGTCACAAGCCCTTCAGAAAGCAGTGAAAGTATCTCCCCCATCACTCAGATTGACAATCCAGCGTACCATGGTCCCACAGCTCTAGTGGAACACTCTGCCAGTGCATCTGCAGTAACTGAAGAGTTACATGAAGATAAACCAAACAAGCAAACTTCCCTAAACTCTGAAGAACAAGCATCCAAAGGAAATACACAAAATGCAGTTTGTAAGGATGAACAACCTTCTGATCTTCGTGTATTTGAGCTTAACAGTGACAGTGGGAAATCAACACCTTCTAACAATGGCCAGAAAG GGTCAAGTACAGATGTCAGTGAGGACTGGGAGAAAGATTTTGACATGACAGAAGAGGAAGTACAGCTAGCCCTGTCCAGGGTGGAAGTAACTGGAGAG CTTGAGGATGAAGACTGGGAAAACTGGGAATAA
- the BSDC1 gene encoding BSD domain-containing protein 1 isoform X1 — translation MAEGEDGGWWRSWLHQSYSSVREKSTEALEFMKRDLAEFTRVVQHDTACTIAATATVVKEKLAVESSSGTTEKVKKSLSDFLGVISDTFAPSPDKTIDCDVITLMATPSGTTEPYDSTKARLYSLQSDPATYCNEPDGLLAQFEEWLTTWDSDERKAEISELLVSSPSIRALYTKMVPAAVSHSEFWQRYFYKVYQLEQEEARRDALKQRAEQSVHFEDPRWEEEEEEFVGSPLAASCEENLRILPPAIPTLNVETSSEEPEQHGKDTVCVTSPSESSESISPITQIDNPAYHGPTALVEHSASASAVTEELHEDKPNKQTSLNSEEQASKGNTQNAVCKDEQPSDLRVFELNSDSGKSTPSNNGQKGSSTDVSEDWEKDFDMTEEEVQLALSRVEVTGELEDEDWENWE, via the exons ATGGCGGAAGG GGAGGATGGGGGATGGTGGAGAAGCTGGTTACACCAGAGTTACAGTAGTGTGCGGGAGAAG TCTACAGAGGCTTTGGAGTTTATGAAAAGAGACCTAGCGGAGTTTACACGAGTTGTGCAGCATGATACAGCATGCACCATTGCAGCTACTGCTACTGTTGTCAAGGAGAAGCTGGCG GTGGAAAGTTCCTCAGGGACTACAGAAAAGGTGAAGAAAAGTCTATCAGATTTTCTGGGAGTGATCTCCGACACTTTTGCACCATCTCCTGACAAGACAATTGATTGTGATGTTATCACGTTGATGGCAACACCTTCTGGGACTACCGAACCTTATGACAGCACCAAG gCACGCTTGTACAGTTTGCAGTCTGATCCAGCGACTTATTGCAATGAACCTGATG GTCTTCTGGCTCAATTTGAAGAATGGCTAACTACCTGGGACTCTGACGAGAGAAAAGCAGAAATCTCAGAACTACTGGTCTCCAGCCCTTCCATCCGAGCACTCTACACAAAAATG GTACCCGCAGCTGTTTCACATTCAGAATTCTGGCAAAGATATTTCTACAAAGTGTACCAGTTGGAACAG GAAGAAGCTCGGAGAGATGCTCTTAAgcagagagcagagcagagtgtacATTTTGAAGATCCAAgatgggaggaggaagagg AAGAATTTGTCGGCTCACCTCTTGCTGCCAGCTGTGAAGAGAATTTGAGGATATTACCTCCTGCAATTCCAACTCTAAATGTGGAAACCAGTTCTGAGGAGCCAGAGCAACATGGCAAGGACACGGTTTGTGTCACAAGCCCTTCAGAAAGCAGTGAAAGTATCTCCCCCATCACTCAGATTGACAATCCAGCGTACCATGGTCCCACAGCTCTAGTGGAACACTCTGCCAGTGCATCTGCAGTAACTGAAGAGTTACATGAAGATAAACCAAACAAGCAAACTTCCCTAAACTCTGAAGAACAAGCATCCAAAGGAAATACACAAAATGCAGTTTGTAAGGATGAACAACCTTCTGATCTTCGTGTATTTGAGCTTAACAGTGACAGTGGGAAATCAACACCTTCTAACAATGGCCAGAAAG GGTCAAGTACAGATGTCAGTGAGGACTGGGAGAAAGATTTTGACATGACAGAAGAGGAAGTACAGCTAGCCCTGTCCAGGGTGGAAGTAACTGGAGAG CTTGAGGATGAAGACTGGGAAAACTGGGAATAA